In Paractinoplanes brasiliensis, the following proteins share a genomic window:
- a CDS encoding GNAT family N-acetyltransferase, with protein sequence MIPEHVRAALAEPGDDRIVYDLTGIENQLDTLLAELPGVRVRFAMKACPVDEVLSALADRGAGFDAAGPGEIRSALRTGVAPEAVHYGNTVKSDADIAAAHRLGITTFATDCVEDVRAIAVHAPGARVFCRLRTGGEGALWGLTGKFGSDDPVAVLTEARRLGLTPAGLSLHVGSQQMTVRAWEGAFDLLAAGIERLAGQGITLDHVNLGGGLPAAGYPDLVPPTAAVFAAIRDGMRRLRALAGDGLGFVVEPGRYLVADHGAVRARVARLTVRGTPWLYLSCGRFNGLYEGDRVRYRLEFPGHDGAALTSAMVAGPSCDSDDTLGGGPVPVPAGLRSGDPVWIHAAGAYATSYTTVGFNGFEPPACHTVRAERIRSIAGGDWDAIAELEFAAYGSHGLSEGRAALQSRAASSPSTSFVLDMGDRVGGYLIALPYPRFRVPDLARPEPAVFDSANLHLHDIVVDEKLRGRGWARRLLRRLTAVAQAQAYEGISLVAVDGLAGFWSSHGFRPHADVPPPGGYGPDAVYMSLGI encoded by the coding sequence GTGATTCCTGAGCACGTCCGGGCCGCGCTGGCCGAACCGGGCGACGACCGGATCGTCTACGACCTGACCGGCATCGAGAACCAGCTCGACACGCTGCTGGCGGAGCTGCCGGGGGTGCGCGTGCGGTTCGCGATGAAGGCCTGCCCGGTCGACGAGGTGCTGTCTGCCCTGGCCGACCGGGGCGCGGGGTTCGACGCGGCCGGCCCGGGGGAGATCCGCTCGGCGCTGCGGACGGGGGTCGCGCCGGAGGCCGTGCACTACGGCAACACGGTGAAGTCCGACGCCGACATCGCGGCCGCGCACCGGCTCGGCATCACCACGTTCGCCACCGACTGCGTCGAGGACGTCCGGGCGATCGCCGTCCACGCCCCGGGGGCGCGCGTGTTCTGCCGGTTGCGCACCGGCGGGGAGGGCGCGCTGTGGGGGCTCACCGGCAAGTTCGGCAGCGACGACCCGGTCGCCGTGCTGACCGAGGCGCGCCGGCTCGGGCTGACCCCGGCCGGGTTGTCCTTGCACGTCGGGTCGCAGCAGATGACCGTACGGGCGTGGGAAGGCGCCTTTGATCTGCTGGCCGCCGGGATCGAGCGGCTGGCCGGGCAGGGCATCACGCTCGACCACGTCAACCTCGGGGGTGGGCTGCCGGCCGCCGGTTACCCGGATCTCGTCCCGCCGACCGCTGCCGTGTTCGCCGCGATCCGCGACGGGATGCGGCGGTTGCGGGCGCTCGCCGGTGACGGGCTCGGTTTCGTCGTGGAGCCCGGCCGCTATTTGGTCGCCGACCACGGCGCTGTGCGGGCGCGGGTCGCGCGATTGACCGTACGGGGAACGCCTTGGCTCTATCTGAGCTGTGGGCGCTTCAACGGCCTGTACGAGGGGGACAGGGTGCGCTACCGGCTGGAGTTCCCGGGGCACGACGGCGCCGCGCTGACGAGTGCCATGGTTGCCGGGCCCAGTTGCGACAGCGACGACACGCTGGGCGGTGGACCCGTGCCCGTGCCGGCCGGCCTGCGCTCCGGCGATCCGGTGTGGATCCACGCCGCCGGCGCCTACGCGACCAGTTACACGACGGTGGGCTTCAACGGCTTCGAACCGCCGGCCTGCCACACCGTACGGGCCGAACGGATCCGCTCGATCGCGGGCGGGGACTGGGATGCCATCGCCGAGCTCGAGTTCGCCGCGTACGGCAGCCACGGCCTCTCCGAGGGACGAGCCGCCCTGCAGTCACGGGCCGCGAGCTCGCCGTCCACGTCGTTCGTGCTCGACATGGGCGACCGCGTCGGCGGCTATTTGATCGCGCTGCCGTACCCACGGTTCCGCGTCCCCGACCTCGCCCGGCCGGAGCCGGCCGTGTTCGATTCGGCCAACCTGCACCTGCACGACATCGTCGTCGACGAGAAACTCCGCGGGCGTGGGTGGGCCCGGCGTTTGCTGCGGCGGCTCACGGCGGTCGCCCAGGCCCAGGCGTACGAGGGAATCTCGCTCGTCGCCGTGGACGGCCTGGCCGGGTTCTGGTCGTCGCACGGGTTCCGGCCGCACGCCGACGTGCCGCCACCCGGCGGTTACGGACCGGACGCCGTCTACATGTCCCTGGGGATCTGA
- a CDS encoding DUF6271 family protein, whose translation MCVNGRRVCLAVPTNRECSATLAEVVAEADYARREFGADVHLVVLDSSGYFAEHAEVLAGAGPVWHLDEAAQRDFLVRVIRASGVSKPDLLLDLMLPGALSYGACTNRVFLIAAALGCVSVHRRDSDLYFQTYGGEKVFPIHAELLAIGLPARDAVATETRLDPALSDLPVALAGGSFVGDMSVDIEDIRGHAGYHDLVSLWAEPGASESEKRALVEESFTGSPAFDGDRSVLDVVDPMRVDMHNIAFAGLPERVPLPPATDTIGSDYFLIHVANRARLPAVVHNRHIVNFHTGERKTDAGFLAYQMRFAKFILSMYYFHFIYGRMTGDDPAAIAAIARESTWQPREPNEAQIDRMERAYRRLGGRFTGVADLIRERREVLLTEARRDIDDFVLLLEAWPALVAAARGTDVR comes from the coding sequence TCCACCTGGTCGTTCTCGACTCCTCCGGGTATTTCGCGGAGCACGCCGAGGTGCTGGCCGGCGCGGGCCCGGTGTGGCATCTCGACGAGGCGGCCCAACGCGATTTCCTCGTACGGGTGATTCGCGCGTCCGGGGTGTCCAAACCCGACCTGCTGCTCGACCTGATGCTGCCCGGCGCGCTGTCCTACGGCGCCTGCACGAATCGCGTGTTCCTGATCGCGGCCGCGTTGGGCTGTGTCTCGGTGCACCGCCGGGATTCGGACCTCTACTTCCAGACGTACGGGGGTGAGAAGGTCTTTCCCATCCACGCCGAACTGCTCGCCATCGGCCTGCCCGCCCGTGACGCCGTGGCGACCGAAACCCGGCTCGACCCGGCGCTGAGCGATCTGCCGGTGGCCCTGGCCGGGGGTTCTTTCGTGGGGGACATGTCGGTCGACATCGAGGACATCCGCGGGCACGCCGGCTATCACGACCTCGTCAGCCTGTGGGCCGAACCGGGCGCGAGCGAGTCCGAGAAAAGGGCGTTGGTCGAGGAGTCCTTCACCGGCAGCCCCGCTTTCGACGGCGACCGCTCGGTGCTCGACGTGGTCGATCCGATGCGGGTCGACATGCACAACATCGCGTTCGCCGGGCTGCCGGAAAGGGTGCCGTTGCCCCCGGCCACCGACACCATCGGCAGCGACTACTTCCTCATTCACGTCGCGAACCGGGCCCGGCTCCCGGCCGTCGTGCACAACCGGCACATCGTCAATTTCCACACCGGCGAACGCAAGACCGACGCCGGGTTCCTCGCGTACCAGATGCGGTTCGCCAAGTTCATTCTCTCGATGTACTACTTCCATTTCATCTACGGCCGGATGACCGGCGACGACCCGGCCGCCATCGCCGCGATCGCGCGGGAGAGCACCTGGCAGCCGCGGGAGCCGAACGAGGCGCAGATCGACCGGATGGAACGCGCCTACCGGCGGCTGGGCGGCCGATTCACCGGGGTCGCCGACCTGATCCGCGAGCGCCGTGAGGTCTTGCTGACCGAGGCGCGGCGTGACATCGATGACTTCGTGCTGCTGCTCGAGGCGTGGCCGGCCCTCGTCGCCGCCGCGCGCGGCACGGACGTGCGGTGA
- a CDS encoding AAA family ATPase, whose protein sequence is MTKEGTAISTAIVQGAGADTIYGSCLASIPGLAAGSPVRIASAGATIFCRLAWDLTNRLAHTERVLLDRWQSAALGVADGERVDVTPLDAGQVRPADEADVRLDSWTGSDPDTSTGLSEFLRNGHYLLYPGLRFAHQPLGSEGRGEYTVVSVRVAGVPVEVASMSDRLEISVRRAPGVAGRALGYEDIGGLDHAIALLRREVELPLRRRTDLAALGVTAPSGVLIYGPPGTGKTLLARTVAATSGARTTMLSGSELAAKQPAEAEAELRAAFAAETGSSHLVILDDLDYIAGDRSLPGSFPPLLSVLQQLLDAPDRPIVIATTTRRDHIDPAIRRLGRIGHQVGVAAPSEEERRAILTVHNRNLALSFGEPQRAELNADLARRTAGFVGADLEALCDEAGRVALRRAFPAEELESATPTARAPLQIQPGDWEEALTLVSPSAIGSVVSEVPSTTFADIAGLDRTAAELSERLVLPLSRPQVFAEAGLRMERGVLLYGPPGTGKTLLARAVAHECGARFIAVRGPELLTKWFGESEQAVRDLFARARSVAPCVVFFDEIEAVARRRSGGATDGGAGDRVVNQLLAEMDGMVDLGQVSIIGATNNPDAIDPAILRPGRLGLHIEVPLPDRAGRTALFAMYLGSDELAERYGTYASMTEGSSAAEVAMIAREARLGALRRVGFAHAEPVTDEDVLAGIRRRPGDRSPTARIAS, encoded by the coding sequence ATGACGAAAGAAGGTACTGCCATCAGCACCGCGATCGTGCAGGGCGCCGGCGCGGACACCATCTACGGCAGCTGCCTGGCCAGCATCCCCGGCCTGGCAGCCGGCAGCCCCGTACGGATCGCGTCGGCCGGCGCGACCATCTTCTGCCGGCTCGCCTGGGACCTCACCAACCGGCTGGCCCACACCGAACGGGTGCTGCTGGACCGCTGGCAGTCCGCCGCTCTCGGTGTCGCCGACGGCGAGCGGGTTGACGTGACCCCGCTCGACGCCGGACAGGTCCGGCCGGCCGACGAGGCCGACGTGCGCCTGGACAGCTGGACCGGGTCCGACCCGGACACGAGCACCGGCCTCAGCGAGTTCCTCCGCAACGGCCACTACCTGCTGTATCCCGGCCTGCGCTTCGCCCACCAGCCCCTCGGCTCGGAGGGCCGGGGCGAGTACACGGTCGTGTCGGTGCGCGTGGCCGGCGTGCCGGTCGAGGTCGCGTCGATGAGCGACCGGCTGGAGATCAGCGTACGGCGGGCTCCCGGCGTGGCGGGCCGCGCTCTCGGATACGAGGACATCGGCGGCCTCGACCACGCCATCGCGCTGCTGCGCCGCGAGGTCGAGCTGCCGCTGCGGCGCCGGACCGACCTGGCCGCCCTCGGTGTGACCGCCCCCTCCGGCGTCCTGATCTACGGCCCGCCCGGCACCGGCAAGACGCTCCTCGCCCGCACCGTCGCGGCGACCAGCGGCGCCCGGACGACCATGCTCAGCGGTTCGGAGCTGGCCGCGAAACAGCCGGCGGAGGCCGAGGCGGAACTGCGGGCGGCCTTCGCCGCCGAGACCGGCTCGTCGCACCTGGTGATCCTGGACGACCTCGACTACATCGCCGGCGACCGGTCCCTGCCCGGCTCGTTCCCGCCGCTGCTCAGCGTCCTGCAACAGCTGCTCGACGCGCCCGACCGGCCGATCGTCATCGCGACCACGACACGTCGCGACCACATCGACCCGGCGATCCGGCGGCTCGGCCGCATCGGGCATCAGGTCGGGGTCGCCGCGCCGAGCGAGGAGGAGCGTCGCGCCATCCTGACCGTGCACAACCGTAACCTGGCGTTGTCTTTCGGGGAGCCGCAACGAGCGGAGCTCAACGCCGACCTGGCCCGCCGGACGGCCGGTTTCGTCGGCGCCGACCTGGAGGCCCTGTGCGACGAGGCCGGCCGGGTCGCGCTTCGCCGCGCCTTTCCCGCCGAGGAACTGGAGTCCGCCACTCCGACGGCGCGGGCCCCGCTGCAGATCCAGCCCGGCGACTGGGAGGAGGCTCTGACGCTCGTGTCGCCGTCGGCCATCGGCAGCGTGGTGTCGGAGGTCCCGTCGACCACGTTCGCCGACATCGCCGGCCTGGACCGGACCGCCGCCGAGCTGAGCGAGCGCCTGGTGCTGCCGCTCTCGCGGCCGCAGGTCTTCGCCGAGGCCGGGCTGCGCATGGAGCGCGGCGTCCTGCTGTACGGCCCGCCCGGAACCGGCAAGACGCTGCTGGCCCGCGCGGTCGCGCACGAATGCGGCGCGCGGTTCATCGCCGTACGGGGCCCGGAGCTGCTGACCAAGTGGTTCGGCGAGTCCGAGCAGGCGGTGCGGGACCTGTTCGCCCGCGCGCGTTCGGTGGCGCCGTGCGTGGTCTTCTTCGACGAGATCGAGGCCGTCGCCCGGCGGCGCAGCGGCGGCGCGACCGACGGCGGCGCGGGTGACCGGGTGGTGAACCAGCTGCTGGCCGAGATGGACGGCATGGTCGACCTCGGGCAGGTCTCGATCATCGGCGCGACCAACAACCCCGACGCCATCGACCCGGCCATCCTGCGCCCGGGGCGGCTGGGGCTGCACATCGAGGTGCCTCTGCCCGACCGGGCGGGCCGGACCGCGCTGTTCGCCATGTACCTGGGAAGCGACGAGCTCGCCGAGCGGTACGGGACGTACGCCTCGATGACCGAGGGGAGCTCCGCCGCCGAGGTCGCGATGATCGCCCGCGAGGCCCGGCTCGGCGCGCTGCGGCGGGTCGGTTTCGCCCACGCCGAGCCGGTCACCGACGAGGACGTGCTAGCCGGGATCCGCCGCCGGCCCGGTGACCGGTCACCGACGGCCCGGATCGCTTCGTAG
- a CDS encoding putative quinol monooxygenase, which produces MFALVVRFDCRDLAAAQRFDELTVDVVREIAAKEPGTLTYTTHAVAGEPLARVFYEVYRDRDAFEAHETAEHVKRFHATKDPLLTATRVEILEPSPR; this is translated from the coding sequence ATGTTCGCACTGGTGGTTCGCTTTGATTGCCGTGACCTGGCCGCGGCGCAGCGGTTCGACGAGCTGACCGTCGACGTCGTACGCGAGATCGCGGCCAAGGAGCCGGGCACGCTCACCTACACCACGCACGCCGTGGCGGGGGAGCCGCTGGCCCGCGTCTTCTACGAGGTGTACCGCGACCGCGACGCTTTCGAGGCACACGAGACGGCCGAGCACGTCAAACGGTTCCACGCCACCAAGGACCCCCTGCTGACCGCAACCCGCGTCGAAATCCTGGAGCCATCGCCGCGGTGA
- a CDS encoding IS110 family transposase: MLGVGLDWAEDHHDVALGVPGKGVIEQFRIDHGPEGVARLVARCLALETDPAEVRVVLETRHGLLVEALLDAGFTVLPVNPDLVARRRGPAKKKDDAEDARICCLLALDPFVELRKLIPHGELGAELRAIARDDDRAARDERRLGNRLRADLLAVFPAAIDIADGDLGAAVFLRLLERWPSHTELAAAGRDAVEALARANRHGWPDRFAERVIAALNSPRLAVRPELARAKAGSIRLAAAQLLLLREQRRVWQRRMGELLLGSPRVGRAKQPKEPRPGNAFPGGEIYLSMPGLGDRLAARVAGEIGEHVEQFTTPNALQCYAGTAPVTRRSGRSEFVIARRLAYNRYLGNAVHQWAFCSLQQSGWARAFYDAKIAKGKSHNAALRALGNRWLEILWHCLRLNVRYDEAVHTAHRTHALKQAA; this comes from the coding sequence GTGCTGGGAGTCGGTCTGGACTGGGCCGAGGACCACCATGACGTCGCGTTGGGCGTGCCGGGCAAGGGGGTAATCGAACAGTTCCGCATCGACCACGGCCCCGAAGGGGTGGCCCGGCTGGTCGCCCGCTGCCTGGCCCTGGAAACCGACCCGGCCGAGGTCCGGGTCGTGCTGGAAACCCGGCACGGGCTGCTGGTCGAGGCCCTGCTCGATGCCGGGTTCACCGTGCTGCCGGTCAACCCGGACCTGGTCGCCCGCCGCCGCGGCCCGGCCAAGAAGAAAGACGACGCCGAAGACGCACGGATCTGCTGCCTGCTGGCCCTCGACCCCTTTGTCGAGCTGCGCAAACTGATCCCGCACGGCGAGCTCGGCGCGGAGCTGCGGGCCATTGCTCGTGACGACGACCGGGCCGCCCGCGACGAACGGCGCCTGGGTAACCGGCTGCGCGCCGACCTGCTCGCGGTGTTCCCCGCCGCGATCGACATCGCCGACGGCGACCTGGGCGCGGCAGTGTTCCTGCGCCTGCTCGAGCGCTGGCCCAGCCACACCGAGCTGGCCGCCGCCGGCCGTGACGCCGTCGAAGCCCTGGCCCGCGCCAACCGGCACGGCTGGCCCGACCGGTTCGCCGAACGGGTCATAGCTGCCCTGAACAGCCCGCGGCTTGCGGTGCGCCCGGAGCTGGCCCGGGCGAAGGCCGGCAGCATCCGGCTGGCCGCCGCGCAACTGTTGCTGCTGCGCGAGCAACGCCGGGTCTGGCAGCGGCGGATGGGTGAGCTGCTTCTGGGAAGCCCGCGTGTCGGCCGGGCGAAGCAGCCGAAGGAGCCCCGGCCGGGGAACGCGTTCCCTGGCGGCGAGATCTACCTGAGCATGCCTGGCCTGGGTGATCGTCTCGCCGCCAGGGTCGCCGGTGAAATCGGCGAACACGTCGAGCAGTTCACCACACCCAACGCCCTGCAATGCTATGCCGGGACCGCCCCGGTCACGAGACGCTCCGGACGCAGCGAGTTCGTCATCGCCCGCCGCCTGGCCTACAACCGCTACCTCGGCAACGCCGTACATCAATGGGCCTTCTGCAGCCTGCAGCAATCCGGCTGGGCCCGCGCCTTCTACGACGCCAAGATCGCCAAAGGCAAGAGTCACAACGCTGCCCTGCGTGCCCTCGGCAACCGCTGGCTGGAGATCCTCTGGCACTGCCTGCGCCTGAACGTGCGCTACGACGAAGCCGTCCATACCGCCCACCGCACCCACGCCCTCAAACAGGCTGCTTGA
- a CDS encoding Mov34/MPN/PAD-1 family protein: MQPGDERPRVQFEPGLARTLVAFLRQLGPVERGGVLLGRRDEGTTQVSLAVFPPQLAHASSHCAFAVNAIEILHNASDTIEADGVLRPVEKIVGWVHTHPRIGLYLSNTDVTTFAAWTQLDPAAVAVVVDPYQPGDDVDRIGWWSAPDRDAPVEPGPRTADRQSIREVEPAPEDTLSWTGSAQLAEAVEREGNGGCWEIVSTTGVHSIFPAPQVEAVPPSEAAAEPDVLTEPDVAPESDVTPESNVASESQVADESDVAAESGIGPDSKVVDEEAG, translated from the coding sequence GTGCAACCCGGCGATGAGAGGCCTCGGGTCCAGTTCGAACCCGGGCTCGCCCGGACCCTGGTCGCGTTCCTCCGGCAGCTGGGACCGGTGGAACGAGGCGGGGTGCTGCTCGGCCGCCGCGACGAGGGAACGACCCAGGTGTCGTTGGCGGTCTTCCCACCTCAGCTCGCGCACGCGTCGAGCCACTGCGCGTTCGCGGTGAACGCGATCGAGATCCTGCACAACGCCTCGGACACGATCGAGGCGGACGGCGTGCTGCGGCCGGTCGAAAAGATCGTCGGCTGGGTACACACCCACCCGAGGATCGGGCTGTACCTGTCCAACACCGACGTCACCACGTTCGCCGCCTGGACGCAGCTCGACCCGGCCGCCGTCGCCGTGGTGGTCGACCCGTACCAGCCGGGTGACGACGTCGACCGGATCGGGTGGTGGTCCGCGCCGGACCGGGACGCGCCGGTGGAGCCGGGACCGCGCACGGCCGACCGGCAGTCGATCCGCGAGGTCGAGCCGGCCCCGGAGGACACGTTGAGCTGGACGGGGTCGGCGCAGCTGGCCGAGGCCGTGGAACGGGAGGGCAACGGCGGGTGCTGGGAGATCGTCAGCACCACCGGTGTGCACAGCATCTTCCCCGCGCCCCAGGTGGAGGCCGTGCCCCCATCCGAGGCCGCAGCCGAACCCGACGTCTTGACCGAACCCGACGTCGCGCCCGAATCCGACGTCACGCCCGAATCCAACGTCGCGTCCGAATCCCAGGTCGCGGACGAATCCGACGTCGCCGCCGAATCCGGAATCGGGCCCGATTCGAAGGTCGTGGACGAGGAGGCGGGATGA
- a CDS encoding class I SAM-dependent methyltransferase — MDGAEIQKLVALEDRHWWYRERRALLRRYLRRLPGAPGRALDIGAAGGGNTRVLLQHGWSPIAVEYGHDGATAARQRALPAVRGDGRALPVRPGSVDLVCAFDVLEHIDDDERVVSEMRRVLRPGGSALITVPCDMKLWSAHDVAVGHLRRYTRDTLRAAVERGGLRIERLWSWNVLLRPTAAYVRKRSTTSDLKKMNPIVNAALSAVIVSERYLPVQSLPGVSLMVEAVRTD, encoded by the coding sequence GTGGACGGGGCAGAGATTCAGAAACTGGTAGCGCTCGAGGATCGCCATTGGTGGTATCGGGAGCGGCGCGCGCTGCTCCGTCGTTACCTGCGCCGCCTGCCGGGCGCTCCGGGCCGCGCCCTCGACATCGGGGCCGCCGGTGGGGGCAACACCCGGGTGCTGCTGCAGCACGGCTGGTCGCCGATCGCCGTCGAGTACGGTCACGACGGGGCCACCGCCGCGCGGCAGCGCGCCCTTCCCGCCGTACGGGGTGACGGCCGCGCCCTGCCCGTACGGCCCGGTTCGGTCGACCTCGTCTGCGCGTTCGACGTGCTCGAGCACATCGACGACGACGAGCGGGTGGTGTCCGAGATGCGCCGGGTGCTGCGGCCCGGCGGCAGCGCGTTGATCACCGTCCCCTGCGACATGAAGCTGTGGTCGGCGCACGACGTGGCGGTCGGGCACCTGCGGCGCTACACGCGGGACACGCTGCGCGCGGCGGTCGAGCGTGGTGGCCTGCGCATCGAGCGGCTGTGGAGCTGGAACGTGCTGTTGCGCCCGACCGCGGCGTACGTGCGGAAAAGGTCCACCACCAGCGACCTGAAGAAGATGAACCCGATCGTCAACGCCGCGCTGAGCGCGGTCATCGTGTCGGAGCGTTACCTGCCGGTTCAGTCGCTTCCGGGGGTGTCGCTGATGGTTGAGGCCGTCCGGACGGACTGA
- a CDS encoding MFS transporter — protein MSFQRSRAAVAALFFTLGFQYSTWAARLPALTDRLGMSAAQVGVLLLAAGVGALISFPLVARLLTRYGSRRLAVAAALVLVAALAGLAAAPSFPVAVAVVLVDGVAVGCLNVAMNAQGAALEAAFERTTMAKLHALFSGGIFSAALLASAVTAVTGSVAAHFAVAGALLIALVLTARPALLTHDLPAAGSTTGGGRFRLPAAVTVSVGLAMLLATVTEGAMTDWSALYLREVTHAEEYLLPLGIAVTSAAMVIGRLFADGWRDRWGDKPVLLAGAALAGLGLAVALLVGGVVPALAGFACVGFGMAPVSPCLYVAAARQGPAALTVAAAMGTAGLLIGPPAIGFVAEGAGLVWGMAAVVATAWLAALCVLPVRFSPSGRPQPSATPPEATEPAGNAPTR, from the coding sequence ATGTCGTTTCAGCGTTCCCGCGCGGCCGTGGCCGCCCTCTTCTTCACGCTGGGCTTCCAGTACTCGACGTGGGCGGCCCGGCTGCCCGCGCTCACCGACCGGCTCGGCATGAGCGCCGCCCAGGTCGGCGTGCTGCTGCTGGCCGCCGGGGTCGGCGCGCTCATCTCGTTCCCGCTGGTCGCCCGCCTGCTGACCCGGTACGGCTCGCGCCGCCTGGCCGTGGCGGCCGCGCTGGTGCTGGTGGCCGCCCTCGCCGGGCTCGCGGCCGCGCCCAGCTTCCCGGTGGCCGTGGCCGTCGTGCTCGTCGACGGTGTCGCCGTGGGCTGCCTCAACGTGGCGATGAACGCGCAGGGCGCCGCGCTGGAGGCGGCCTTCGAACGCACCACCATGGCCAAGCTGCACGCCCTGTTCAGCGGCGGCATCTTCAGCGCCGCCCTGCTGGCCTCGGCGGTCACCGCAGTCACCGGTTCGGTCGCGGCGCACTTCGCCGTGGCCGGCGCCCTGCTGATCGCCCTGGTCCTGACGGCCCGGCCCGCGCTGCTCACCCACGACCTGCCGGCCGCCGGCAGCACGACCGGCGGCGGCCGCTTCCGCCTGCCCGCCGCGGTGACCGTGAGCGTGGGGCTGGCGATGCTGCTGGCCACCGTCACCGAGGGCGCCATGACCGACTGGTCGGCCCTCTATCTGCGCGAGGTGACCCACGCCGAGGAGTACCTGCTGCCGCTGGGCATCGCGGTCACCTCGGCCGCGATGGTGATCGGCCGGTTGTTCGCCGACGGCTGGCGCGACCGCTGGGGCGACAAGCCGGTGCTGCTGGCGGGGGCCGCGCTGGCCGGTCTGGGCCTGGCCGTGGCGCTGCTCGTGGGCGGGGTCGTGCCGGCGCTGGCCGGGTTCGCCTGCGTCGGCTTCGGCATGGCGCCGGTGAGCCCGTGCCTCTACGTCGCCGCCGCCCGCCAGGGCCCGGCCGCGCTGACCGTGGCCGCGGCGATGGGCACCGCGGGCCTGCTGATCGGCCCACCGGCGATCGGGTTCGTCGCCGAGGGCGCCGGCCTGGTCTGGGGGATGGCCGCGGTGGTCGCGACCGCGTGGCTGGCCGCGCTGTGCGTCCTGCCGGTGCGGTTCAGTCCGTCCGGACGGCCTCAACCATCAGCGACACCCCCGGAAGCGACTGAACCGGCAGGTAACGCTCCGACACGATGA